A stretch of DNA from Balearica regulorum gibbericeps isolate bBalReg1 chromosome 7, bBalReg1.pri, whole genome shotgun sequence:
GCTAGGCAGGGGGCTGCTCAGAGGGGGAGGCATTCCCCCAGCACAggcgtgcctcagtttccctgcctATAAACTGGGAACAGTGGAACGCCACAGGTGAGTTGCAGGAGTTGGGGCCAGAGGGTGAACCAGATTGACCCAGAGGTGCCCCAAAATGAGAAGCTGCTCATGTCTCCCTGGGGACCAGACAGCAGTTTCACATCTGAAACAGCAGCCGCTGGCAGAGGGAGCACAAGCCTGGAGCCCACCCGGTGCAGCAGGGCGATGCAGCAGCCGTCCCTCCCCTCCGGGTCCCTCTGAGATGCGAGGCTCGCCCCGCTGGACCGCCACCGACCCCGGGGAGCTGCAGGTGGGTCAGCGGAGGGCGGGGAGACAGAGGCAGCTGAGGGGGGGGGCTCCGGACCCCGGGGTACAGCAGCTGCCGGCGGGCTGCCATGTGCGATCGCATCCCCGTGCTGCCCCGGGTGATGGCGGAGGACCCGGGTCTGTTGCCAGGGCTCCgggccgcccccggcccgcctCGCTGCGcgttccccaccccccccaatcCCAACCCTGGGCAGATAACGGGAAAGCCCCATCGCCGGGAGGTTGGGATGGAGGGATGCGTCCGCTGCGCCCCCGCGGAGTcagggcggcggggagggggcgcgggGGCGGCGTGCCAATGGCTGCTctgccccctcctctgcccccaccccgccgccggcccctccGCCCTCCCCGCCCGACCCTCCTCCCCGCCGCTCACTCCGCGCCGCCAGCGCCGAGGCGTGCGGCTCGGGAGGCGGCCCGGCTCCGCGCCCGGCGTAGCTCTCCGCCGGCTCCGCGCTGGGAGCCAGCAGGTCTCCGGGAAGCgcggagggtgggggggggatgcCGGAATGCCCGGACCGCGGGGCCAAGGCGGCCCCCATCCATCATAAAATCTCCTTCTCCATCTTAGACATCCTGGATCCCCAGAAATTCAGCAGGAGACGCGAACCAGCCgcggggagctggggcagcgCCCCCCGCTCGGGCGAGCGGGAGAAAAGTTTGGGAAGAGTTGAAGTAGGAAAGGACGCTGCTGCTCCCGGCAGCGGGAGGAATAAACTAGAGGCACATGGTAGGAACGCGCTCGAGTTTCTCCGGCCGGCGCTGGCGGGGCGAGCAGGTGGAGGCGCCGGCAGACGGGGACCCCCGAGCCCCGCGGGGTGCGCTCCCCGTGCGGGGCTCCCGCAGGACGATGTAACGGGCAGcgcgggggaaggggggggctgcagccgtGGTTTAAGTCTCGATGATGCAAAGGGAAAAGTTCTCGgcgtcccgtcccgtcccccgCGCTCCGGCGCATCCTCAGCCGCCCGAGGAGGACGGGGCATCCCAGGGCGTGCCGCCGCCCCATGCCGGCCCCGGGCACGGCCCCAGGCGGGCCGCGGCTCTTGCCAGGGCACCGCTCGGGGGATTCTTTTCCCCCAGCACGGCGGACCTCGGGGGGTCCTTTCCCCGGGGCGGGAGGGGTcggctgccccggccccccggccGGCCCTGACCGGCAGCGGGACGGCCGGCTGGGTAATTGCTCAGCCCGTCCCCACCGGAGGATGCCTTAGCTCCCGGTGATCGATATCCTATTACCGACTCCCGCCTATCTCCTGCCCGCAGCTTGCAGGTGCCCACTTCAAACCTCCTTCCCCCGGCCTGATCCTAATATTGTTCGATTAAAACTTACCTTTAATAGATGACATCTATCGATCTGGCCCTCGCAAATCTGAAACTCCATTAGCgcggggatggggaggggggaggggatTTATTTCGCTTCAGAAGGGGACtttaataacttcttttttaattggtaAGAAATCCATATCGACgcctccccccttccccgccgcAGATGCGATGGCACAACGGGGAGCGCGGAGGGGCTCTCGCACGGCGGGcggtttttttctctcctttattttATGTTAACGATTGCCCTTATTTTATCACGTTGGGGAAGGGGGGTGTCGGAGAAGATCAGCCGGGTGTCGAGGGGTGGCAGGCGGCTCTGCCGCTGGGTGAGGGGCGGGAGGAGGTTGCGCGGCCGCCCCCGAcgcgtccccccccccaacccctgaCGAGCGCCGCCATCTCCCCTTAGATGCGCACTGCCCGGCGGAGAGCGGCGcggaggcagcggggcaggagcGCGACGAGGAGGGCCCGCCCGGGGCCGGCACCGAGCCCGCCGCCCACCCGCCCGGTCCGGAGGAGCCGGACTCACCGCGGGGCGCCAGGCGGCGGAGGGCCGAGGCGGGGTGCGGCAAGCCGCGGCGGGCGCGGACGGCCTTCACCTACGAGCAGCTGGTGGCCCTGGAGAACAAGTTCCGGGCCACGCGGTACCTGTCGGTCTGCGAGCGGCTCAGCCTGGCGCTCTCCCTCAGCCTCACCGAGACGCAGGTGAAGATCTGGTTCCAGAACCGACGCACCAAGTGGAAGAAGCAGCACCCGGGCGCCGACGGAGCGGCCCCCGCCGCATCCCCcgccgcggcggcagcggcgggcggcGGTAGCCCCAGCCCGCCGGGCCCCGGCGCTCTGTCCTTCCAGACTTTCCCTTCCTACGCCGCCGGCAACGTCCTCGTCCCGCCGGCCGCTCCCTTCCCGCTGGGCGGCGGCCCCTTCGCGCCCTTCCTCGGCCCCACGTACCTCGGCCCTTTCTACGCCCCGCACCTCTGAGGTGGGCAGAGCCGCCGGGAGCCGGGCGGAGGGGCGGCGGGCCGCTCCCggacgggggtgggggggggggtcgagCCCCCGCCTCGGCCGCCCGGGAGGCAGACACGATCCTCGGCCCTTCTGTCCAAGCGGGGCACAACGTCTTCGCTTCTGGTGGTTGCATGGCGATTTGAAGTCTAAGAAAGTTGAGTTTTTCTAGTCGTCGCAGCAGCATGTTTAAGGTACATACTtggacaaagagaaaaaaacccactgtaaCCACTGAATTTTATTAGCGCATTTGAGATGTATAGGAGATGTTGGAGATGGGAAAAGTAACCCTCTTTACACATGCCTGATGCTAACTCCCTCCAGATTCTTCTCCAAGTCCCTTTTTAAAACACTCCTCGTTGCCATTTGGCTTGCCAGCACATGTCTGAAACCTCAGGAGCTCAGGAGCTGTGGCACTTGTTACTACTGCTGTTATCCTGATGCTGGTGCACGCGGCTGTTTCAAATCCCAGGGATGCTCACCAGCAAAGACGTCCCCAGCCTCTGCTTTTGCTCGTGGGACTCAGTTGTGCCCCGTTTGACTCACGTTTTATTATTGTTTCTGACTTCTGACCTATAAACCGCCAGGTATCCTGCCTGGAAGGGAGTTTTTGTCTGAGAAGGTGTAGGAAACTGCAGCTCCATGTCATCAGGCAACGAGTAGAAAATCTGCGCGGTCAGTGGGGAAGTATTCAGTTGCTGCTAACGTACATGgcctctctgcctttctgttcAGTTCATCCCCAGTGACTTCAAAGGTTTTAGATGAGATGTCTGAAAATCATTCTTTTTGCAGAGAACAGTTGTTCTTGTAGTAACACAGCATTAGTGCCAAatgaggcagaaaagaaaacataaatcagagaaaatgattacattattcatttctttaaaaacgGGGCATTTGTGGtagaaaataagtaaaatgcagaatttcCAGCATGCCGAGACCTATTTTCCATAACAGAGAAACAcgtgctttttgtttcttgcttttctggagCATTTGTTAGACAGGAAAATCGCATTTCATCTTCGTTGTTACAAGCACcggaatgaaaagaaattttagctGGGGGCTTATCCGTCCCTGAACGGATGGGAAGtaattggtttaaaaaaatctgtctcatGCAGTTTCATAGATTATTACAACACACTGTTCAAGGCTGTATCCCCTCAGTCTCTTACGATGCTTTAAAGTACACATTGGCTCTCCGACCAAAAAACTTAGCTCATAAATCCTATCTATCTCTTCTTGTGTTTGTctaaataaaaaggttttttaaattactccgtgcttaattgtttttaattgtaCTCCAATGAAGCAATGTTTGCTTCCAGGACTGCTTCCCTGCTGGGTGCGAATCTTGACAGCACCCAGTGTTGCATGGCAGCGACTGCGGGTGGTACCCCACCTCCTCGGGGCTGGCTGTGAGAAGGGGTTTCACGGGACACCCCTCTCCAACAGAAATCGCCTTCCTGACTTCCATCTCCACAGGGAGTGGAGGTGTGAAACCCGCAAGGCAGGCTTGGGGAACGGCGGCTGCCTGTGCCCTACCAGGCCGGCAGGCAGCCTAACTGAAACTGCCTGCAGTTGGCTTTCCACcctgaaaaggagaggaggtgTTTGGTGTCTTCTCAATTGTTTGAACAGCTATTAACAAAACAGAAGGTTCGCCTCAGGCCATGGGTTTGGAAGTCATAACTACTGTATGTATTTACTTGCAGgttaattaactttttaactCCAATTTGACTTAAGTTAGAGTTACAAAAGACCGGGTCATTACAACTGCTTGGCAGACATCCAGTGCTGCCTTGTTTTCTGCGGTCCCGGGTGTCTGAGGCGTCAGGATGCAACGCTGCTGAGGAACCTGCTGTCCCTTTCTGGCTGCCTGAAGTCAAAAGCTCAAGCCCCCGCAGGAAGAGACAGGCCTTCTAGCAGGCTCGTCTAGTCCATTTTCCCTGCCTTAAGTTAGGACTAACCAGACCTAAATCCTCTTGACCTATTTGTGGCCTTCTGCTTGTGATTGTCATCACTGTGCATGCAAAACCAGTTCTTGGTTTCATTTGGCTGTCACTCCAAGAGGTAAACAGTCAGTCACCTGCAGTGTACTGAAATGTTTGAcgaaaaaaaaagactggtgCCCTGTCATTTGTCATAGGATTAGTTCTTTTCCTTAAGTGTAAATCGTAGCAAAACCCAGGGAATGTTACAAATTAAAGTAATGCAAATAGTATAAATTGCCTGCTCATTTGAGATGTCATTTTGCTGTTCATAAACCTTTTCAAGGCTCAGTGGTTTGCTAATAATTTTGCCTTTGGCAAGACAACATTAGCTTTATAGGAAATCTGAATACTTGATTCCTATGCAAGAAGTGCCAGCCCTTTTTCCACCAGTCACTTCTAGAGCCCCAGACTCACAAAAATGTTTCACAGGTCATCTCAGAGAACGTATCGACCACAGTTCCCACTTCACATGACTTGCACCTCTGCGCAGCATTGGAAGGGCGATGCATAGCAATGGGACTGCAGATTTTGCGGCACTGATCCCAGGACACCAAAGTTTTGCTGGCTAAATGTTTTCGAGCCCTTCGGACAGACCCTTCCCTTCCTGCTTTGTCAAGGGGATGCTGCTCGAGTGGCTGATCTCTTTGGCTTCTAGTTAGGGATGTGGCCACTGGCCACTTATTCCAGCTGAAATTCAAAACAGTCCTGGAAATAGCGATTGCTATGAAACACTACATTTTCCAGATTATGCTATTTGCACTGGTAACACTTTTGGAAATGCCCTGCTGAGTATCCATTATCTCTAACAATTCTGAATAGAGATTTGTGCAATAATTTCAAGCACAGACAAAAACTGACTTTACTCACAGCTGAATATAGATGTTAAAGGGAATCACAAGCAAATCCCACATGTAAAAAGCAAACCCCACATCtatattaaataaaagttttgaatTCAAATGCTCCAGAGAACAGGAAAGTTAGTAGCTTCCCTCATTCCCACCATGTCATCCACAATAGCAGTGTCTGCAGTGAGCGGG
This window harbors:
- the NKX1-2 gene encoding NK1 transcription factor-related protein 2, which translates into the protein MAALPPPLPPPRRRPLRPPRPTLLPAAHSAPPAPRRAAREAARLRARRSSPPAPRWEPADILDPQKFSRRREPAAGSWGSAPRSGEREKSLGRVEVGKDAAAPGSGRNKLEAHDAHCPAESGAEAAGQERDEEGPPGAGTEPAAHPPGPEEPDSPRGARRRRAEAGCGKPRRARTAFTYEQLVALENKFRATRYLSVCERLSLALSLSLTETQVKIWFQNRRTKWKKQHPGADGAAPAASPAAAAAAGGGSPSPPGPGALSFQTFPSYAAGNVLVPPAAPFPLGGGPFAPFLGPTYLGPFYAPHL